One region of Candidatus Electrothrix rattekaaiensis genomic DNA includes:
- a CDS encoding DHH family phosphoesterase — translation MKQKRLEKIADVVTRSASRNSALNRLNGFYELFEKDDEVLVVITADPDSLASAMAVKRLLSYRVGSVTIGYPNEIRRLNNITMVERLKIPIERLHTLPVNDYSKLIMLDSQPTHQPCFEKLKFDAVIDHHPVTPGWDAKFIDIRPEYGAVASMMVEYLRAANITPSVALATALYYGIKVDTQNFEKKNMQLADGISFRYVFNIANRNLVRKFDLTELRRSELKYFKIALNEVKSSKGRAYAHIGRVGTPDILVIIADFLNHVDKFDWVMVSGISGEKLVVILRCDGYRKNAGNFARKTFAEYGSAGGHREAARAELPMKNLPLREGQDFTTSTLMRIATRHM, via the coding sequence TTGAAGCAAAAACGACTGGAAAAGATAGCAGATGTTGTTACTCGCAGTGCCAGCCGCAATTCGGCACTGAATCGTCTGAACGGTTTTTACGAGCTTTTTGAGAAAGACGATGAAGTTCTGGTCGTCATTACAGCGGATCCAGATTCACTGGCCAGTGCTATGGCGGTGAAACGGTTGCTCAGTTATCGGGTGGGAAGCGTGACCATCGGGTACCCCAACGAAATACGGCGACTCAATAATATAACGATGGTAGAGCGGTTAAAGATCCCCATCGAGCGCCTGCATACCCTGCCGGTGAATGATTATTCCAAGCTGATTATGTTGGACTCGCAGCCCACCCATCAGCCCTGTTTTGAGAAGCTGAAATTCGATGCGGTCATAGATCATCATCCTGTTACACCTGGGTGGGATGCAAAATTTATTGATATTCGCCCGGAGTACGGAGCTGTCGCCTCCATGATGGTGGAATATCTCCGGGCCGCGAATATTACCCCTTCAGTTGCCCTTGCCACGGCCCTTTATTACGGGATCAAGGTTGATACGCAAAATTTTGAGAAAAAAAACATGCAGTTGGCGGACGGGATTTCCTTCCGTTATGTGTTTAATATCGCCAACCGCAATCTTGTTCGTAAATTTGATCTGACCGAGCTCCGCCGCTCCGAGTTAAAGTATTTTAAGATAGCCCTGAACGAGGTGAAATCAAGTAAGGGGAGGGCCTACGCCCATATTGGGCGGGTCGGCACACCGGATATCTTGGTTATTATTGCTGATTTTTTGAATCATGTTGACAAGTTCGACTGGGTGATGGTATCAGGGATAAGCGGTGAAAAATTAGTGGTCATTCTTCGTTGTGATGGCTACCGGAAAAATGCCGGTAATTTTGCCCGCAAGACCTTTGCCGAATATGGGTCAGCAGGTGGACACCGGGAAGCGGCACGAGCTGAGCTGCCGATGAAAAACCTTCCGTTGCGTGAAGGACAGGACTTTACAACCAGTACTCTCATGCGTATTGCCACTCGGCAT
- a CDS encoding type II toxin-antitoxin system RelE/ParE family toxin → MNIRILSLAEQEFSEAVDWYNDQCPGLGYEFAAEVASTLERISNFPEAWPKISRRARRCMTSKFPFGVIYQTRKDCILVIAFMHMKRDPIYWQERAE, encoded by the coding sequence ATGAACATCAGGATACTGTCGCTGGCAGAGCAGGAATTTTCCGAAGCTGTTGATTGGTATAATGATCAATGCCCTGGCTTGGGATACGAATTTGCAGCGGAAGTGGCCTCCACGCTGGAGAGAATTTCCAATTTTCCAGAAGCCTGGCCGAAAATTTCTCGTCGGGCAAGACGTTGCATGACCAGTAAGTTCCCCTTTGGGGTTATCTATCAAACTCGGAAAGATTGCATCTTAGTAATCGCTTTTATGCATATGAAACGTGATCCGATATACTGGCAGGAGCGAGCCGAGTAA
- the xerD gene encoding site-specific tyrosine recombinase XerD produces MKTSPLVHHVDSFLQYLVVHRRLSKNTVNSYASDLHFFFEFLQKQDVDTSEAVTPEMARAFLAECFQRNINSRSNARRLSALRAFFDYLVFQQVRLDNPIADIDSPKIASGLPDILTVTEVEQMLKVPAKQKPLILRNYAMLHLLYATGIRVSELVAMPVRDCSITSGHVRVLGKGDKERMVPFNEVAGRHVEEYLTKTRPILLRKRTSPYLFVTGGGGKMTRNRFWQILKGIVAANGIEKIVSPKTMRHSFATHLLAGGADLRSVQMMLGHTDISTTQIYTHVDKGRVKELHRRFHPRG; encoded by the coding sequence CTGAAAACCTCTCCGCTTGTCCACCATGTTGACAGCTTTCTCCAGTATCTTGTGGTTCATCGCAGGTTGTCAAAAAATACCGTTAACAGCTACGCCTCTGATTTACATTTTTTTTTTGAATTTCTGCAAAAGCAGGACGTGGACACGTCGGAGGCTGTGACTCCAGAGATGGCCCGAGCTTTTCTGGCAGAATGCTTTCAGAGAAATATTAATTCGCGCAGCAATGCTCGGCGTCTTTCCGCCTTGCGTGCTTTTTTTGACTACCTTGTTTTTCAACAAGTCAGATTGGATAATCCCATAGCTGACATTGATTCGCCCAAGATCGCCAGTGGACTTCCCGACATATTGACCGTTACCGAGGTGGAGCAGATGCTGAAAGTTCCGGCAAAACAGAAACCGCTTATCTTGCGTAACTATGCCATGCTGCATTTGCTCTATGCTACAGGGATTCGAGTCTCGGAGTTGGTTGCCATGCCTGTTCGCGATTGTAGTATCACCAGTGGCCATGTTCGTGTCTTGGGAAAAGGAGATAAAGAGAGGATGGTCCCTTTTAACGAGGTGGCAGGGAGGCACGTTGAAGAATATCTCACCAAGACTCGTCCGATTCTCCTGAGGAAGCGAACCAGCCCCTATCTTTTTGTGACAGGGGGGGGCGGAAAAATGACACGCAACCGTTTTTGGCAAATTCTTAAAGGAATAGTTGCGGCAAACGGAATAGAGAAGATCGTCAGTCCGAAAACAATGCGCCACTCTTTTGCGACCCACCTGTTGGCTGGTGGCGCGGATTTGCGCTCTGTCCAGATGATGCTTGGGCATACGGATATTTCCACCACCCAGATCTACACCCATGTGGATAAAGGGCGAGTAAAAGAACTGCATCGACGTTTTCATCCGCGTGGGTGA
- a CDS encoding addiction module protein: MKKNTQEIFTDALAMPPVQKAALIEKLFISFDLERQKEIDRLWAGEAEARIDAFESGKISARSFSTVLEELNVK, from the coding sequence ATGAAGAAAAATACTCAAGAGATATTTACAGATGCCTTGGCTATGCCCCCTGTTCAGAAGGCCGCCCTTATTGAAAAACTTTTTATCAGTTTTGACTTGGAACGGCAGAAAGAAATTGATCGGCTATGGGCGGGAGAAGCGGAAGCTCGGATTGATGCCTTTGAATCCGGGAAGATATCAGCTAGATCGTTTAGCACTGTGCTCGAAGAACTGAATGTTAAATGA
- a CDS encoding type II toxin-antitoxin system RelB/DinJ family antitoxin, giving the protein MNTARVQAHIDKLLKEQGEQILKELGVSTAELIRMTFRQLVKKKGIPFENIPNAETL; this is encoded by the coding sequence ATGAATACAGCCAGAGTACAAGCTCACATCGACAAGCTCCTTAAAGAACAGGGAGAACAGATTCTGAAAGAACTCGGCGTCTCTACGGCTGAACTTATCCGTATGACATTCAGGCAGCTCGTGAAAAAAAAAGGCATCCCTTTTGAGAATATTCCTAATGCTGAAACGTTATAG
- a CDS encoding S-layer homology domain-containing protein: MSLRFIIVLALCCFSLTSHRGYAGCKPFPDDGDYCEDVQYLYDHKMINGYKNGWFGFGDILSRREMMKMTLLSLKDKEKTEAEYKNEIYNKDTDTVTCFPDVSKSDWAYEYICYSKKEGFVIGYPGGKFHPGEKITYDEASKIILKTLSGGKECWKSNTSDWWIHYVSYMNEIIKSDVIRSKKVEREFFAHMLRNAMEVIDGIKSCEPVKDNDFDDYIGIMKTTRPYNDIGKPIDEIRCNERNMNIRVKDRKICTRRFEKGELAIVYNDDGKIDFAVPYVPLFNEYFGSGNTCSIMPYDTDQYYTSEPLFQKDACNGMTLCGNRAKGCHILSVGMIDYYYNNERINGGEVNDYNKWLRDNGQSDGCGLILPANKKYMNLSNQGNQSILKTFEVRNSDYISQMQKKLNGNSKLQSYVKTRRPVLLQYKYKGPVDNNTHAIVLVGKDVSGNYIVQDPYFNRLSNGRATMFLTLQEAIENHKRERDTTDITFTKLIFYYGK, encoded by the coding sequence ATGTCTCTTCGCTTCATAATAGTTCTAGCACTATGTTGCTTTTCGCTCACCTCCCATAGAGGTTATGCGGGATGTAAACCTTTTCCAGATGATGGTGATTATTGTGAAGATGTACAATATTTATATGATCATAAGATGATTAATGGATATAAGAATGGGTGGTTTGGGTTTGGTGATATTTTGTCAAGAAGAGAAATGATGAAAATGACTCTTCTTTCTTTAAAAGATAAAGAAAAGACAGAAGCAGAGTATAAAAATGAAATATATAATAAGGATACTGATACTGTAACTTGTTTTCCTGATGTCTCTAAAAGCGATTGGGCATATGAATATATCTGTTATTCTAAAAAAGAAGGTTTTGTTATAGGATATCCTGGTGGAAAATTTCATCCTGGTGAAAAAATTACATATGATGAAGCATCAAAGATTATTTTAAAAACATTATCAGGAGGTAAGGAGTGTTGGAAAAGTAACACTTCTGACTGGTGGATTCACTATGTTAGTTATATGAATGAAATTATTAAATCTGATGTGATAAGGTCAAAAAAAGTTGAGCGTGAGTTTTTTGCTCATATGCTGAGGAATGCCATGGAGGTAATAGATGGGATAAAAAGCTGTGAGCCAGTCAAGGATAATGATTTTGACGATTATATTGGTATAATGAAAACAACACGGCCATATAATGACATTGGAAAACCTATTGATGAAATACGTTGCAATGAACGGAATATGAATATCCGAGTTAAAGATAGAAAAATATGCACTCGGCGATTTGAAAAAGGTGAGCTGGCTATTGTATATAACGATGACGGAAAAATTGATTTTGCAGTACCATATGTACCATTGTTTAATGAATATTTTGGAAGTGGTAACACCTGTTCAATTATGCCTTATGATACAGATCAATATTATACATCTGAGCCGCTATTTCAAAAGGATGCTTGCAATGGGATGACATTATGTGGTAATCGTGCTAAGGGTTGTCATATACTATCTGTTGGCATGATTGATTATTATTACAATAATGAAAGGATTAATGGAGGCGAAGTAAATGATTATAATAAATGGCTAAGAGATAATGGACAAAGTGATGGATGTGGCCTTATTTTACCTGCAAATAAAAAATATATGAATTTGTCAAATCAAGGAAATCAGAGTATATTGAAAACATTTGAGGTTAGAAATAGTGATTATATTTCTCAAATGCAAAAAAAACTAAATGGTAATTCTAAATTACAATCTTATGTAAAAACGAGAAGGCCAGTTCTTTTGCAATACAAATACAAAGGTCCAGTTGACAATAATACACATGCCATCGTGTTAGTGGGGAAAGATGTTTCTGGTAATTATATTGTTCAAGACCCATATTTTAACAGGCTATCAAATGGAAGGGCTACAATGTTTTTAACTTTGCAAGAAGCTATTGAGAATCATAAAAGAGAGCGAGATACAACAGATATCACCTTCACAAAGCTTATTTTTTATTACGGGAAGTAA
- the rpsU gene encoding 30S ribosomal protein S21, which translates to MIEVEVKGDLEYAIRQLKKKLQIDGVKRELKRREYYEKPSIKKRRKSAEALRKLRKYNRMKNRY; encoded by the coding sequence ATGATTGAGGTAGAAGTCAAAGGAGACTTGGAGTACGCGATCCGCCAGCTGAAGAAGAAATTGCAGATCGACGGCGTGAAACGCGAACTGAAACGACGTGAATACTACGAGAAACCGAGCATTAAGAAACGTCGCAAGTCTGCCGAAGCATTGCGCAAACTTCGCAAGTACAACCGAATGAAAAATCGGTACTAG